From the genome of Leptolyngbya sp. CCY15150, one region includes:
- a CDS encoding HAMP domain-containing protein produces MLIGFTAIFTGIFAGTYYWFYSYASTLALERLRDNLVNAYRIVNAGIDGDSFEVLLEQPLSDNGVRVENNPLYIAHQSWLVEITETEPRALAYTYTAGDDPGEIIWIGDAYRTILPDRSPTQFKESYQDEVGLYEGLSETGVIMTPSQDEWGTWIIAYGPIYNSSGEIVGALGVDFSANYLRNVQQQVRMAVLLIFAIAYLVLILLVYLVARKLTQPITRLTEISERIGNGDYSQSGQLAKFHQRQLRDEITQLAAVFEGMVDKVRQREVTLKQQITELKIEIDHSKRQQQVQEIVDTDYFQSLQKKARMMRRNRDESKE; encoded by the coding sequence ATGCTCATTGGCTTTACCGCCATCTTTACAGGTATTTTTGCCGGAACCTATTATTGGTTCTACAGCTATGCCAGCACCCTAGCGTTAGAGCGGCTGCGAGATAACTTAGTGAATGCATACCGAATTGTGAACGCCGGTATTGATGGCGACAGCTTTGAAGTTTTATTAGAACAGCCCTTATCTGATAACGGTGTCCGCGTCGAAAATAATCCTTTGTATATCGCACATCAATCTTGGCTAGTCGAAATTACAGAAACTGAGCCGCGCGCCTTAGCCTATACCTACACAGCAGGGGATGATCCTGGAGAAATTATTTGGATTGGTGATGCCTATCGAACCATCCTACCCGATCGCTCTCCTACGCAATTCAAAGAATCCTATCAAGACGAGGTTGGCCTCTATGAAGGACTCAGTGAGACGGGCGTGATCATGACTCCATCTCAAGATGAATGGGGCACCTGGATTATTGCCTATGGCCCCATCTACAACTCATCTGGGGAAATCGTTGGAGCATTGGGGGTAGACTTTAGCGCTAACTATTTACGAAACGTACAGCAGCAAGTGCGGATGGCTGTTCTGCTAATTTTTGCGATCGCTTACCTAGTTCTCATTTTATTAGTTTATCTTGTAGCACGTAAACTGACTCAGCCTATCACCCGTCTCACAGAAATCAGTGAACGCATCGGCAATGGCGACTATAGCCAAAGTGGTCAACTAGCCAAATTTCATCAGCGTCAATTGCGGGATGAAATTACCCAGCTAGCGGCCGTTTTTGAAGGCATGGTCGATAAAGTACGCCAGCGCGAAGTCACCTTAAAGCAGCAAATTACGGAGCTAAAAATCGAGATTGATCATTCCAAACGCCAGCAGCAGGTTCAGGAAATTGTAGATACTGACTACTTCCAGAGTCTTCAGAAGAAAGCGCGCATGATGCGTCGCAATCGCGATGAAAGTAAAGAATAA